The genomic window TATTTTATGTATATACTTTGTATAGTATATATTAACTATTACGGTACCGCAAAATGGAAACAAATATAAATAGTTGGGGTAATAGCCTTGCGGTTCGTATCCCAAAGGTCTTAGCGAAAGAGCTGGGATTTGAGGAAAATTCCATAGTAAATATGGAGATTGTTGACGACAAGCTGGTCATTACGGCTAATCCTTTTAAGAAGTTAAAGTCTCCTTACAAATATACTCTGAAAGATTTGCTTGCGAAAATTCCAGAGGATTATAATCCAAACACGGATGAGGAGGCGCATGAATGGCGGAATTCTCCTCCAGTTGGTAGGGAATTTTGGTAAATGTCCGTAAAAAAATATATTCCGTCTCGTGGCGATGTTGTCTGGATGGATTTTTCTCCTCATGCCGGTAGTGAGCAGGCTGGTCACAGACCGGCTTTAGTTTTATCTTCATTATCCTATAACAGGATAGGATTAATGCTGGCTTGCCCCATTACAAGCGTAAAAAAATCACGACCGTTTCAGGTGATGATTAAAATGGACAAGATAAACGGCTTCGTTCTTGCGGATCATATGAAAAATCAGGATTGGCGGATTCGTAGTGCTGTATTTGCTGGAAAAGCGCCAAAAAAAGTGCTACAGGAAACTCTTTACATGATTTCGTTGTTATTGACAGATGATTAAACTCCGCTTCGCGCCGTCTCCTACTGGCTATTTACATATTGGTAATATGAGAACCGCTTTGGTCAACTATTTGTTCGCCCGTAAAATGGGTGGCGAGTTCTGGCTGAGGATAGATGATACCGATACGGAGCGTTCTAAACGTGAATATGAGGATGCCATTAAGGAAGATTTTATCTGGCTTGGTCTTGATTGGGATGGTTTTTTCA from Rickettsiales bacterium includes these protein-coding regions:
- a CDS encoding type II toxin-antitoxin system PemK/MazF family toxin, producing the protein MSVKKYIPSRGDVVWMDFSPHAGSEQAGHRPALVLSSLSYNRIGLMLACPITSVKKSRPFQVMIKMDKINGFVLADHMKNQDWRIRSAVFAGKAPKKVLQETLYMISLLLTDD
- a CDS encoding AbrB/MazE/SpoVT family DNA-binding domain-containing protein → METNINSWGNSLAVRIPKVLAKELGFEENSIVNMEIVDDKLVITANPFKKLKSPYKYTLKDLLAKIPEDYNPNTDEEAHEWRNSPPVGREFW